From the Sylvia atricapilla isolate bSylAtr1 chromosome 24, bSylAtr1.pri, whole genome shotgun sequence genome, the window CCGTGTGAAAAAATGACTAAACCCAACAGAGTACTGTCCCTGGAGAGATACCCACGGGTGcctgacagacacaggtaaggcaagggcagccctggagctctgcaggtcACAGATCCTCCATGtccagcagcttttcttgggtgctgcagctctgctgctcccttgcTGGGTGTGAGTGCACCCAGCTggtgcccagccagggctggtgtCACCCAGTTCTCCCAGCTCACTGTGCCTCACCCATGCACAGTGTATGTTTCTTTGTACCAAGAAACCAAAGGAACTCTGGGCTCCATGGCCAGACCTCTCTTCACACACCCATTGTAACGACCGCAGACCAGGGCTCCAGTCTGTTGGCAACTGTTCTGCTGGCCCAGTTTGCCATTActggggcagggcagctgctccctcttGGCTCACACAAGCACCAAGCCATGTCTTGCCCAAATGCCcttgctggctctgctgcttcccttggtgCCTCTGTGTCCCCCCTCCCCTCAGATGCACATCACACATGGCACAAGCTACGGATCCAAAAGGCCAACAGACACCGTGTTTGGAGACACCAAGATCTGCTCTGCATGCTGGAAATCGGGGGACTGGTGAGGGCAGAAGACATGGATTTACAGAGGTTCCTCAGGAGCCTGTAGCCAGGTCCTCATCCACCAGAGCTGGGCATCGGTCAAGCCCAGAGCCGAGCTCACGTCCGCCCGTTCCGCCTCTCACAGCTTGTCACGCATCGTTAAACTTTAATTCAGCAGAACCTCACGCTGGCCCCCAAGGAAATCAAGCAGGGATGAGCATCAATTATTTACTAAACCTTGATAAATATTACAATAAATAGAAATGATTTCCATTTAATCTCTCCTTAAGCAGCGCGAGTGGCAAATCCGCTGTTCCCAGCTCCGCTCGGCCCGCCCGCCTTTCCCAGCCCCACGAGCCTGTCGGGGTGTGCTGAGACCCCCGACAGCAAAGCTCCGGCCGGAACCTGCGGGGGAGTTCCCGGCCGGGCTCCGGTGGGGCTCACCCGAGAATCGGCGGGATGCGGGATGGCAACCGGGCTCCGGTGGGCTCAGCCCGGGAGCCTGCGGGATGCGGGATGGGGGACAAGCACCGGTGGGGTTCATCCCGGGAAGCGGCGGGGCTCATCCCGGGAAGCGGCGAGATGCGGGACCGCAGCCGGGCTCCGGTGGGGCTCCAGCACCACCCAGCGCCCGCTGCGCCGCACGGACCCTCGGGGGCAAACCACGAGCGCCGCAGCCGCGGTCCGGCCGGAGCGGGCAAGGGCGGAACATCCCCGGGACACCGGGCGGGGGACAGAGCGTCCCCAGGACACCGGCGGGGCAGAGGACGGAGGATCCCGGTGACACCCGGCCGGGCGGGGAACTAAACATCCCCGGGACACGGGTCAGGGGACGGAGCATCCCGGAGTCTCTGGCTCAGCGGGTTTCCCGGTGGCGGATCCGCAGCCGGAGAGGAGAGTGCGGGAACACCCGGGCTTCCCACCGTTCCCCCCAGCTGCGGCCCCGACGAGtccggccgcccccgccccgcccgccggggccgccccctCGTCCGGGGGCCGCAGGAGGGGGCAGCCCCGCACACCtgcggctcggcccggcccggtaCTAAGCCCCGGCCCCCAATTTCCTGCCCGCGCTCCTCCTCCGGCTTCCCCAGGCCCAGAACAAGCAGAGCCACCCCGGCCGACCCCTCACACTGAGCGCGGCCCGAGCCCGGCGGGACGTGCCCGGAGAGGCGGAGGTGAGTGCGGACACCCGGGACCGCTCGGGGACACCGTGCTGGGAACGGGACATTCTGCCGTCCCACCGCTGCCGGGGGTTCCTTTAACGGCACAGCCAGTACTTCCGTGCTTAATTAGCGGCGGTTAATGAGGAgccggggctgcggccgccCTGTGCCTCTCTCGTAGCAAGGCTGTGCGCCCTCGGGGTGCAGGCTTGGCTCCCCAGGATCCCGGGAGTGGCAGCACGGTGGTGAGCGGTGCCAGGGATCCCCTGGCGAGGGCAGGGGACTGAGAGTCCATCACCCCGCAGCATGGGAGCTGGTGGGAGGCTGTCCGTTTGGTTTGGAGCGAGCCCTGAAAAGGCATCGGGGTGGCAGCTGTACCCCAAGGAATTGTGCTTCCCCTCTAGACcatcctgctctctgctttttaggaaagccagggcagcagcaaatTTGTGAGGCCGCACCGTGTCTCCTCTCCAGGTGCCCTGAGCTCCTTGGGCAGCCCCAAAAGAGTCTGCGGGCTGTCCTCGGAGCGGTCAGGACAGACAcgagctgtgggtgctgctgggaggggacaaTCCCTGTCTCTCCCAGCCCCCTATCCCTGCACTGTGTAGGAGGAGCCCTCTGGGGCTCCTAAATGCTGCCTGGAAGCCTCCCTCCCTCAGAGGGTTTGCTGGGgcactctgcagagcagctaCATCCTGAAAAGGCACGGGGTTTAGGTGGCCACAtctgccctgtgctccccagcATGGAAACAGGGAACTGACGTGGctgctctcttctctctgctggcagaggcagaggatTCCTAGAAGATGGGTgactgggaattcctgcagaaaCTGCTGGACCAAGTCCAGGAGCACTCCACAGTGATCGGGAAGATCTGGCTCACCGTGCTCTTCATCTTCCGCATCCTCATCCTCGGCTTGGCCGGGGAGTCTGTGTGGGGGGACGAGCAGTCGGATTTCGTGTGTAACACCaagcagccaggctgcaccAACGTCTGCTATGACAAAGCCTTCCCCATCTCCCATATCCGCTACTGGGTGCTCCAGTTCCTCTTTGTCAGCACGCCGACCCTGATTTACCTGGGCCACGTTGTCTATCTGTCCCGGAAGGAGGAGAAGCTGAAGAAGCAGGAGAGCGAGCTTCGAGCTGTCCACAGCAAAGACCCAAAGATTGAGCAggccctggcagccctggagaAGAAGATGTCCAAGATCTACATGACAGAGAGTGGGCGGCTCAAGATCCGAGGGGCGCTGATGTGGACGTACATCACCAGCATCATCTGCAAGAGCATTTTTGAGGCTGGTTTCCTCGTGGGCCAGTGGTACCTGTACGGCTTCTCCATGGTGCCCCGCTACGTGTGCAAGAGGGATCCCTGCCC encodes:
- the GJA4 gene encoding gap junction alpha-4 protein, which codes for MGDWEFLQKLLDQVQEHSTVIGKIWLTVLFIFRILILGLAGESVWGDEQSDFVCNTKQPGCTNVCYDKAFPISHIRYWVLQFLFVSTPTLIYLGHVVYLSRKEEKLKKQESELRAVHSKDPKIEQALAALEKKMSKIYMTESGRLKIRGALMWTYITSIICKSIFEAGFLVGQWYLYGFSMVPRYVCKRDPCPHQVDCFISRPTEKSIFIIFMLVMGLISLILNLLELFHLCCKNLISNIKKVSRPAGPSQDAFVDDMVSSPYAPKHYPFLPMAESHAPSYQTYNKLSSEQNWANYRNEENLALGSGGRALSDPYSPRPAEASAPLPSLEEKPGSRPESSASKKQYV